In Magnetospirillum sp., the sequence GGCCGACATCGCCCCCGCCGACTATGCCAAGCGCTATCGTGCTTTCGGCGAGGGGCCGTTCCAGGATCTCTATGTGCTGATGCACGGCCACCGCTACAAGATCGTCAATCCGTGGACGGATGCCGATCTAACACGCGAGATGGGGCAAGCCCCGCCGGCGTAATGCCTTCGTCTATTTTTCGCGGAAGGCTTTTTCGAACGATGCCGTGAACGGGCGGATCAGATACGAAAGCGCCGTGCGCGCCGTGGTCGGGATCATCACGTTGGCGTTCATGCCCGGGGCAAGCCGCAGCTCGTCTTTGACCTCGGCAAGGTTCTCGGGCGGGATCGTGACGATGCCGCGAAAATAGGGCATGCCCCCGCGCGGATCGCTGATGCGGTCGGCCGAAATCTGGGTCAGCGTGCCGTAGATGATGGGGGCGGTGCGCTGCTTCAGCGCCGCAAAGCTGACCTCGACCGTCATGCCGGGCGTCACTTCGGTGATGTCGTCGACGCCGATCGCGGCTTCGAGCACCAGCTGTTCCTTGTCGGGCACGATGTCCATGATGCGCTCGCCGCGCGCGATGACGCCGCCGACGGTGAAGGCCGTGAGGCCGACGATGAAGCCGGACTCAGGCGCCCGGATTTCGGCGCGTTGCAGATTGTCGAGGGCCGAGCTCAAGCGCGGCGCCATGTCGAGGAGTTTGCCTTGCGTGTCACGAAGTTCGGCCGCGACCGTCGAAAAGCGCTCGTTGCGCAGCTGGATCGCCTGCAGTTCGGACTCGGCGATCTGCTGGCGCAGGCGCGCGATCGTGGCGTCGATGTCGCCGGCCTGGCCTTCGAGGGCGGAGGCGTTGCGCTCGAGCTGGCGCACGCGCACCAAGGTCGCGTGGCCCTTTTCGAACAGTTCCTTGGCCGCGACGAGTTCTTCGCGGATCAAGCGCAGCTGCTCCACCTGCGAGCGCAGCTGGGCTTCCGAGCCGCGAATCTGCTGCTGGAGCTGCGTGGATTTTTGGCGCAGCAGCGAAACCTGGCCGCGCAAGGCGGTGAGGCGG encodes:
- a CDS encoding HlyD family type I secretion periplasmic adaptor subunit codes for the protein MAAAVQSALVSTDPALLKAESIAAPFITGIAIIALFFGGLGGWAYVAPLNGAVLAPAVVRVEGNRKSVQHLDGGIVAEIRIAEGDRVERDQVLIVLDTTQAQAVVTLMTKQFDALQAQEARLVAEQNDLERITFPRTLLDRRDDPAIRTLLASEELQFSTRLTALRGQVSLLRQKSTQLQQQIRGSEAQLRSQVEQLRLIREELVAAKELFEKGHATLVRVRQLERNASALEGQAGDIDATIARLRQQIAESELQAIQLRNERFSTVAAELRDTQGKLLDMAPRLSSALDNLQRAEIRAPESGFIVGLTAFTVGGVIARGERIMDIVPDKEQLVLEAAIGVDDITEVTPGMTVEVSFAALKQRTAPIIYGTLTQISADRISDPRGGMPYFRGIVTIPPENLAEVKDELRLAPGMNANVMIPTTARTALSYLIRPFTASFEKAFREK